A window of the Lactuca sativa cultivar Salinas chromosome 5, Lsat_Salinas_v11, whole genome shotgun sequence genome harbors these coding sequences:
- the LOC111900644 gene encoding uncharacterized protein LOC111900644, whose amino-acid sequence MLSLARRCRRSLQCFQPLASQLQSTRALAAAASSPPTRRRSKFTPAVMRKTDDKSEWWVVDGEMHEIGENVPPRERFVIPRDNIPNKRRKQLREQFMRRTRLVLKESEHEPWCKKYMELYQELRENWERIYWDEGYSKKHGQERASYDSAEDDDEDFSPYRRKQPHVEDMKNHGFDRNRRGDTVEKAGVIRDKFEFDRERRMRDRAFAPMNGGMPFTAPDSPSRNQSFDAKRYLSSSDSE is encoded by the exons ATGCTTTCACTTGCACGGCGGTGCCGGAGATCTCTCCAATGTTTCCAGCCGCTTGCCTCTCAACTACAATCAACGAGAGCTCTCGCCGCGGCCGCCTCCTCTCCTCCAACCCGTAGGCGGTCAAAATTCACTCCGGCAGTCATGAGGAAAACCGATGACAAATCTGAATGGTGGGTCGTCGATGGTGAAATGCACGAAATCGGAGAAAACGTGCCGCCTCGAGAGAGATTCGTTATACCCAGGGACAACATCCCTAACAAACGTCGTAAGCAGCTCCGTGAACAGTTTATGCGCCGCACTCGCCTCGTTCTCAAAGAATCG GAGCATGAGCCCTGGTGCAAAAAGTACATGGAACTATATCAGGAGCTTAGAGAGAATTGGGAGAGGATATACTGGGACGAGGGTTATTCCAAGAAACATGGTCAAGAACGTGCAAGCTATGACTCTGCTGAAGACGATGATGAAGACTTTTCACCTTACAG AAGAAAGCAACCCCATGTTGAGGACATGAAG AATCATGGTTTTGATAGAAATAGGCGGGGAGATACAGTGGAAAAGGCAGGTGTGATCCGAGATAAGTTTGAATTTGACCGGGAGAGAAGAATGAGAGATAGAG CTTTTGCACCTATGAATGGAGGAATGCCGTTTACAGCACCTGATTCACCCTCAAGAAATCAATCATTTGATGCAAAGCGATATCTTTCCTCCAGTGACAGCGAGTAA
- the LOC111900643 gene encoding AUGMIN subunit 3: MSGARLCSLLGELGYEGHGALDPDSFEWPFQYEDARPILDWLCSSLRPSNVLSASELSQYEQFIQDGKLLEGEDLDFAYESISAFSTRRDNQEAVFGAEEGLKEIRDATLAFKTEAMELQRQLGHLQSQYDMLSTQASALIQGKRARVASTSAVNGLLTTIDDSLSARNLEMNAVLGRIASTAQELAHFHSGDEDGIYLAYSDFHPYLLVDSLCMKELNQWFVKQLDTGPYRLVAEEGKSKCSWVNLDDISNTLVRDSQKSQHQRVSELQRLRSIFGTSERQWVEAQVENAKQQAILLALKGQVTSDEAHIHLDLHSLRRKHVELVGELSNLHTREDKLLSETIPDLCWELAQLQDTYILQGDYDLKVMRQEYYIQRQKAFISHLINQLARHQFLKVACQFEKKTILGAFSLLKVIESELHGYLSATKGRVGRCMALIQAASDVQEQGAVDDRDTFLHGVRDLLSIHSNVQGGLSTYVSAPGLVQQISSLQSDLMALQSDLDNALPEDRSRCINELCTLIQNLQQLLFASSTTAQPILTPRTLMKELDEMEKVNARLSAAVEEVTLEHCKKNEIVKHHSQEMALQRQVFVDFFCNPERLKNQVRELTARVRALQAS; the protein is encoded by the exons ATGAGTGGGGCGAGACTGTGTTCATTGTTGGGTGAATTGGGGTACGAAGGTCATGGGGCACTTGATCCAGACAGCTTTGAATGGCCTTTTCAGTACGAAGATGCTCGTCCTATACTCGATTGGCTGTGCTCCAGCCTCCGTCCCTCCAACGTCCTCTCCGCTTCTGAACTTTCCCA GTATGAACAATTTATACAAGATGGAAAGCTTTTGGAG GGGGAAGACCTAGATTTTGCTTATGAAAGCATATCAGCCTTTTCAACAAGGAGAGACAATCAGGAGGCGGTTTTTGGAGCTGAAGAAGGACTAAAAGAAATAAG GGATGCTACTTTAGCCTTTAAAACAGAAGCCATGGAGCTGCAAAGACAACTTGGGCATCTACAGTCTCAATATGACATGCTCAGTACACAGGCTTCAGCTTTGATTCAAGGAAAAAGGGCAAGAGTTGCATCAACATCTGCTGTAAACGGACTACTCACTACCATAGATGATAGCCTTTCAGCCAGAAACTTAGAG ATGAATGCAGTTCTTGGACGGATTGCTTCTACAGCACAAGAGTTGGCTCACTTCCATTCAGGAGATG AAGATGGCATCTATTTGGCATACTCAGACTTTCATCCATATTTGCTTGTTGATTCATTGTGCATGAAAGAGTTAAATCAATGGTTTGTTAAGCAACTAGATACG GGTCCTTATCGATTGGTAGCAGAGGAGGGAAAATCCAAATGTTCATGGGTCAATCTTGATGACATTTCCAATACCTTAGTGCGAG ACTCTCAAAAATCGCAACATCAACGCGTATCAGAATTGCAGAGGCTTCGCTCCAT ATTTGGAACGAGTGAAAGGCAGTGGGTTGAAGCCCAAGTTGAGAATGCAAAGCAGCAAGCTATTCTGTTGGCACTTAAAGGTCAAGTGACTTCAGATGAAGCTCATATTCACCTTGATCTTCATTCACTTAG GAGAAAGCATGTAGAATTGGTTGGAGAGCTTTCAAATCTACATACCAGAGAAGACAAGTTATTATCTGAG ACTATTCCTGATCTATGTTGGGAGCTAGCTCAACTACAAGACACGTACATTCtacaag GTGATTATGATCTAAAGGTTATGCGACAAGAATATTATATTCAACGTCAGAAAGCG TTCATAAGTCATCTAATTAACCAGCTTGCAAGACATCAGTTTTTAAAAGTAGCATGCCAATTTGAAAAAAAGACAATTCTTGGAGCCTTTTCATTACTCAAAGTTATTGAGTCAGAGCTGCATGGTTACCTATCCGCAACCAAAGGCCGAGTT GGTCGTTGCATGGCGTTAATTCAAGCAGCATCAGATGTACAAGAACAAGGAGCTGTTGATGACAGAGATACGTTTTTACATGGTGTCAGAGACCTTCTGAGCATCCATTCAA atgtTCAAGGGGGTTTGTCGACATATGTATCAGCACCAGGACTGGTGCAGCAGATCTCCAGCCTCCAATCTGACCTGATGGCCCTGCAATCCGACTTAGACAATGCCCTTCCTGAAGATAGAAGCAGATGCATTAATGAGTT GTGCACTCTTATCCAAAATTTGCAACAGTTACTATTTGCATCTTCCACCACTGCACAGCCGATTTTGACACCACGG actctaatgaaagagcTGGATGAGATGGAAAAGGTGAATGCCAGGCTGTCAGCTGCAGTGGAAGAAGTAACACTCGAACACTGCAAGAAGAACGAG ATTGTGAAGCATCACTCTCAAGAAATGGCACTTCAAAGGCAGGTATTTGTGGATTTCTTTTGTAATCCGGAACGTTTGAAAAACCAAGTCAGGGAACTAACAGCACGTGTTAGGGCTTTGCAAGCATCATGA